The following coding sequences lie in one Microbacterium sp. XT11 genomic window:
- the rpmD gene encoding 50S ribosomal protein L30, with translation MAARLKVTQIKSKVSEKQNQRDTLRSLGLKRIGDSTVRPDDAQTRGYVRTVAHLVKVEEID, from the coding sequence ATGGCCGCCCGGCTCAAGGTCACGCAGATCAAGTCCAAGGTGAGTGAGAAGCAGAACCAGCGCGACACGCTGCGTTCGCTCGGTCTCAAGCGCATCGGTGACTCCACCGTTCGCCCCGACGACGCGCAGACGCGCGGCTACGTCAGGACCGTCGCGCACCTCGTCAAGGTTGAGGAGATCGACTAA